The genomic stretch CGACGCCGGTCGGCTCGACGGCCTCTCCGACTTCGAACTCTTCCGGTATATCGTGCTTCCGACGGTGCGCCCCGCGCTCGGCGCGCTCGCGATTTTCACGTTCATGGCGCATTGGAACTCGTTCTTCTGGCCGCTGATCGTGATTGACTCCGACCGCATGGCTACACTGCCGCTCGCGGTCGCAGCCCTGGCGAGCGGCATGTACGGGGACTCGTGGCCGATGCAGATGGCGGCCGCCACGATCATCACCGTACCGATGATCGTGGTGTTTCTGATCTTCCAGCGCGCGTTTGTGCAGGGCATCGCGCTGACGGGCGTGAAGGAGTGATCATGGTCCGAAATCGTCCCGGCACTGCACGCGTGGTGGCACGCGCCCCCGGCACGTGCTGCGCGGAAAGGGACTGATCTCCAACAGGAACCGCCATGCGCTCCAGTCACACACTGCTGATCGTCATCATCCTCGGAACGGCCGCGGCGCTCTGGCCTTGGCAGCGGACACTACGCGACCCGTCGCATGAGCTCCTCATGACCGTCTGGGGCATGCCATTCGAGGATCTGCTGTTCGAAGATCACTATGCCCGCGGCTTTGAGGCCCGCCACCCCGGCCTGGCGGTCAACTACCAGCGCTACTACGACGTCATCCCCAAGTACGAGGCCTGGCACGCCGTCGGTCGCGGCGCCGACGTCATGCGCACACCGATCAACGTCTACCACGCAATGGTCTCCAAGGGCATGGTGAGACCTCTCGATGAGTACATCGCGGACCCGGTTCTCGGCCTCACCCTTGAGGAGCAGACCGACTACTTTCCGCAGCTCTGGGACGCGCTGGCGATCGACGGCGTGCGTTACGCCCTGCCCTCGGACAATGCCCAGTACGGGTTGTATTACAACAAGACGCTTTTCGACGCCCACAACGCCGCTCACCCCGACGACCCGCTCAGCTACCCGCACGCCGACTGGACCTGGGACGACCTCCGCCGCGCCGCCCGCCTGCTGACGCTCACCGATGCAACCGGCCGTGTCACGCAGAATGGCATCGCCTTCGATCTGTGGGCCTGGCCGTTCCTCACCTTTCTCTACCAGGCCGGCGCCGTGGCCTGGGATCCAGACCAGACCACCGCCCTGATCAACACCCCTGCAGGAGTCGAGGCGCTGGAGCTGATCGTCACGCTCGTGCCGCGCAACGCCCCGATTCGCTCCTACGAAATGGCCGACACTGCCAGTGGTCCGGATGCGCTCTTCAAGGTCGGGCGGCTGGCGATGCTGCTCGACGGGAGCTGGCGCGCACCGAACATCGAGCTCGACAACCCCGGACTCGATTTCGCCATCGCTCCGCTGCCGCGCCACCGCCGCCGCGCCGTGATCAGCGGCTCCGTAATCTGGTGCATCAGCGCTCACAGCCGCAACCCGGAGATGGCGTGGCGCATGATCCGCTGGCTCACCGACCGTGAGCAATCGCTGACCTATTGGAACATGCTGCGCGTCGCGCCCCCGGCGCGGCTCTCGGTGATCCGGTCCGATGAATTCCGCAGCACGGCCGGCACCGTCGCGGCCGAGGGTGGCCGCCGCGCCGTGCTCGTCCCGCCCATGCCGCCGGAGCGCTTCGCCGACCGTGCGGCCTGGCTGGAATACGCGATCACGCCGGACCCGCAAACGGGCGAGCGGCCGGGCTTCCTCGTGCTCGCACCCTACCAGGCCGACCTGGAGGCCCAGATCACGCGCGCCATCATCGACGCGGTGCGCGGGGAGAAGTCGCCGCAGGCAGCACTCGACGAAGCCGTCCGGGCCACGCACGCGATCATCGACCGCGACCGCGCCGCGCGCGGTTTACCGGCCGTGGTCCGCCACTCGAGATAATGGCGGTGAGTGGGACAAACGCACTCAGCTCATGAAGCCGGCCGTGAGCTGATTCACTCCGTCTCCCGGTGGTCTCCGGGCGCCCCGGGGTGATTCGCACTCCCCCCACGCGACTGGTACCACGCCGCCAGTGCGCCAGCCCCAGCCGCGTACAGAGTCAGCATCACCGTCGCAGCCGCTTCACCCGTCACCGCAGCAAGCTCGCTCCAGGTGCCGCTTTCGCAGGGTGATTCGGCTGGACCGGCG from Phycisphaerales bacterium encodes the following:
- a CDS encoding extracellular solute-binding protein, with the protein product MRSSHTLLIVIILGTAAALWPWQRTLRDPSHELLMTVWGMPFEDLLFEDHYARGFEARHPGLAVNYQRYYDVIPKYEAWHAVGRGADVMRTPINVYHAMVSKGMVRPLDEYIADPVLGLTLEEQTDYFPQLWDALAIDGVRYALPSDNAQYGLYYNKTLFDAHNAAHPDDPLSYPHADWTWDDLRRAARLLTLTDATGRVTQNGIAFDLWAWPFLTFLYQAGAVAWDPDQTTALINTPAGVEALELIVTLVPRNAPIRSYEMADTASGPDALFKVGRLAMLLDGSWRAPNIELDNPGLDFAIAPLPRHRRRAVISGSVIWCISAHSRNPEMAWRMIRWLTDREQSLTYWNMLRVAPPARLSVIRSDEFRSTAGTVAAEGGRRAVLVPPMPPERFADRAAWLEYAITPDPQTGERPGFLVLAPYQADLEAQITRAIIDAVRGEKSPQAALDEAVRATHAIIDRDRAARGLPAVVRHSR